One Phaenicophaeus curvirostris isolate KB17595 unplaced genomic scaffold, BPBGC_Pcur_1.0 scaffold_203, whole genome shotgun sequence DNA window includes the following coding sequences:
- the LOC138734757 gene encoding large ribosomal subunit protein uL22-like, whose amino-acid sequence MVRYSLDPENPTKSYKSRGSNLRVHFKNTRETAQAIKGMHIRKATKYLKDVTLKKQCVPFRRYNGGVGRCAQAKQWGWTQGRWPKKSAEFLLHMLKNAESNAELKGLDVDSLVIEHIQVNKAPKMRRRTYRAHGRINPYMSSPCHIEMILTEKEQIVPKPEEEVAQKKKISQKKLKKQKLMARE is encoded by the exons ATGGTGCGCTACTCTCTGGATCCGGAGAACCCTACGAAAT catACAAGTCCCGGGGATCCAACCTGCGGGTGCATTTTAAG AACACCCGTGAGACTGCCCAGGCCATCAAAGGCATGCACATCCGCAAGGCCACCAAGTACCTGAAGGATGTCACCCTGAAGAAGCAATGTGTTCCCTTCCGTCGCTACAATGGAGGAGTTGGCAGGTGTGCCCAG GCCAAGCAGTGGGGCTGGACACAGGGACGCTGGCCTAAGAAAAGTGCTGAGTTCTTGTTGCACATGCTCAAAAATGCAGAGAGCAATGCTGAGCTCAAG gGTCTTGATGTGGATTCTCTGGTCATTGAGCACATCCAGGTCAACAAGGCTCCCAAAATGCGCCGGCGAACCTACAGAGCGCATGGGCGGATCAACCCCTACATGAGCTCCCCCTGCCACATTGAGATGATCCTCACTGAGAAGGAGCAAATCGTTCCCAAGCCAGAGGAAGAAGTTgctcaaaagaaaaag atatcccaaaagaagctgaagaagcaaAAGCTGATGGCTCGGGAGTGA